The Myxococcales bacterium genomic interval GATGGCGCGCCGTACCCGCGCGAAGCGGCCGATTTCGACGCCCTCGAACAGTAGGCTTTCGTCGACCTGGGAGTAACTGTTGATCCGCACGAACGGACCGAGAATGGTCCGGTCGATGTGACCGCCGGAGACGATGCAGCCCTCGCTGACCATGGAGTCGGTGGCGATGCCGATGCGGCGCGATTTCTCGTCGGCGAAGACGAATTTCGTCGGCGGCCCCTGGCGCGAGTAGGTGTGCAGCGGCCAGTGGCGGTTGTAGAGGTCGATGACCGGGGCCACGCTGACCAGGTCCATCGAGGCGCGATAGTAGGAATCGATGTCGCCCACGTCGCGCCAGTAACCCCGCTCGCGTTCGCTTTGCCCGGGAACGGCGTTGGTGGCGAAGTCGTAAACGAAGACTTTCTTGTTGCGGCCGACCATCGGGATGATGTTTTTGCCGAAATCGTGCGCGCTGTTCGGATCGCGGCTGTCGGTCTCGACCGCTTCCATCAGGCTTTCGGTGGTGAACACGTAATTGCCCATGCTGGCCAGCGCGCGCGTCGGATCGCCAGGCATGTGTTTGGGTTTGGCGGGTTTTTCCGCGAAGCCGACCAGCCGCCAGTCGGCGTCGACCTCCATGATGCCGAAGGCCGGGGCCTCCTCGATCGGCACCGGAATCGCGGCGATCGTCACATCGGCTTCCTTCTGCAGATGGTAGGAGACCATCTGCCGCACATCCATTTTGTAGATGTGATCGGCGCCGAAGACGCAGACCTGGTACGGGTTTTCGTCCATGATCGCGTGGAAGTTCTGGAAAATGGCGTCGGCGCTGCCCTTGTACCAATCGGGGCCGGTGCGCATCTGCGCCGGGGAGATATCGGTGAAGTAACCGAATTGCGAATTGAGGCGGTAACCGCGGGTGACGTGCTTGATCAGGCTGTCGGCTTTGTATTGGGTCAGGATCTTGATTTTGAAGAAGCTGCCGTTGATGAAATTCGACAGCACGAAATCGACGATGCGGTAGCGGCCGCCGAAGGGCACTGCGGGTTTGGCGCGGTGCGCGGTCAACGGCATCAGGCGTTTGCCCTCGCCGCCGGCCAGGATCATCGTGAGGATGCGGTTTTGGTTGAAATTGGGCGCCATGTCCGTTACCTCCCTTCCGCCGGCGTCAATTCGGCGAAAGCCAGCATTCCCGCGCCGATCATGCCCGCGTCGTTGCCGAGAATCGCGCGTTGAATGGCGACGTTTTCACCCGGAATGCGGTAGGCGCGGCGGCGAATTTCGTCGCGCATCGGTTCGTAGAGCAGATCGAAAGAAGCGCTGACGCCCCCGCCGATGACGAACAAGGGCACGTTCAGCAGATTCAGCACCGACGCCATCATATTGCCCAGATAGCGCGACGCCTTTTCGAAAACCGCCCGGCTGACCGGGCAGCCCTGTTTCGCGGCGTCGTAGATCAGCTTGGGCGTGATCCGGTCGGGATCGCCGCCGGCCAATTGCAGCAGCGGCGCTCCGGGTTCGCGCGCCAGCGCTTCCTTCGCCTGCCGGACCAGCGCCGGCCCGGACGCGTAGGCTTCGATGCAGCCGCGGTTGCCGCAGCCGCAGAGCACGCCTTCGGGTTCGATAGTGATATGGCCGATTTCGCCGGCCATGCCCCATTGGCCGCGCCAGATGCGGCCATCCAGGATGATCCCGCCGCCGATGCCCGTTCCCAGGGTGATCAAAACCATCGAATCGACCGCCTTGCCGGCGCCGAATTCGAACTCGCCGAGCCCGGCCACGTTGGCGTCGTTGTCGATCGCGACCGGCAGGCCCGTTTTCTGCATCAGCGGGCTGACCAGATCCACGTCGTACCAACCGGGGAAATTGGGGGCCTGGCTGATTTTTTTCGAGTCGGGATAAACGCCGCCGGGAACGCCGATGCCCACCCCGAAAGCCGCGCCGCCCGCCGTCTTTTGCAAGCCGTCGATCAAATCCGCCAGCCGATCCACGACCTTGGCCGGCGAGCGATCCTCGCCGGTCGGCACTCGGCGGGGCGAATGCAGACGCCCTTCGCGGTCGAGCAGCGCTCCCTTGATGTCGGTTCCGCCCAGGTCGATGGCAATGGCTACCCGGTTCACGTGTGATTCTCCTTCGCATAGATGTCGGGCAGATGGCGAAAGCGGCCTTCCCAATCCAGACCGTAACCGATCACGAAACGATCCGGGATGGTAAAACCGATTAATGGCTCTTCTATTTGATAAGCGTAACCACGATTTTTCGCAAGCAGGACAACAGGTTGGACGCGGGCCGCGCCCAGCGAAAGCAGGTGCTCGATGCAAAAGGCGAGGGTCTTGCCGGTATCCAGAATATCATCCACCAGGACCACGTTCCGGCCGTGCAGATTCCAGGTCAGGCCGTCGACCAGCTTCAGCTCGCCGCTGCTCGTCCCGCCGCGGTAACTGCTGACGCGCAGGAAGTCGATCTGGACGTCCAAATCGATCGCGCGGATCAGATCGGTCAGGAAGAAGAGGGCGCCGTCAAGAATGCCGACGAAAGTGACCGGTTTCCCGACCAGGGCGGGTCGCAGACTGTCGGCGATCTCTCGAACCCGAGAGCGGATTTTGTCTTGGTCAATGATTATGTTAAAATCGTTTGGAATCATTATGTTAACATCTTACAATTAAAGTAGTGGTTTAGGCAATCCGTTGGCCGGCAACGATCTCGCACAACAGGCCTCGCTGATAAAACTATAAGTATTTTCGACGCTTTCTACTAAAACTTAATCATTTTTCCGCGAACTAGCCAAACTTTCAAGGAAAATTCAAAAATTCCGAACGGTCGCCATTGCGAATAGCCGGTGTTCGTTCAAGCAGTTTTCGATTGCTTGTCTCCGCGACGGCGACAGGGTAAAAATGGCGAATCCATTCGAGGTGGACCATCGATCATCGCGCCAATGAAACGCCTCCAGTGAAATCGCCGGCGTCCGGCATCCGCCGCCGCGTCGCCGCGTTTGTTTTCGGTTTGATTCTGGCTTTGTTGCTCGGCGAATTATCGCTGCGCTGGTTCGTGCCGGCGCCGAGCGTCACCCGTGTATCCGCCGGATTGGTTCATCTATCCGACGACCTGGCGCTGCGCTATGAATTGACGCCGTTCGGCACGGACGGGAAGGTGGCGATCAACGGCGAGGGGCGGCGCGATTTTCATTATCCCCAAACAAAGGAGCCCACCGTTTTTCGCCTGGCCTTGCTCGGCGATTCGGTGACTTTCGCGGCGGCCGTGCCGCTGGCCGAGACGTTCGCCAAGCGCCTCGAGTATCTGCTCAATCGCTTTCAGGCTTCGCCGCGCATCCGGTTCGAGGTCTGGAATTACGCGGTTCCCGGTTACGGTATTCGCGAAGAAGCGCGGTGTCTGGAAAGCAAGGTCGGCCGCGATCGGCCGGACCTGGTGCTGCTCGCCTACTGTTTGAACGACCCCGATCCGTTCACGATCGACCTGGCGCTTTTGTACCAGAACCTGAAGGCGGCGGACAAACGGCGGATCGGCCGGTTGCTGGGCGCTCCCTCGGATTTCGGATCGGTCCTCGTCGAGCGCAGCCGGCTGCTGCAGCTCGTCGCCCCGTTGTTTTTGCCCGCCGGCCATCGCGCTGCCGAACGGCAGGCGAACGAATACATTCGCGGCTTCTGGGAAGCCGATCGGCGGTCTCGCGAAAGCAACCGGTCGCGGTCCTACCAGGAGTATGTGCGCGTGGTGACCGACCGGAACTGGTCCGCGGTCGAAAGCGGGATGCGGCAACTGCGGTCGTTTGCCGAGGCGAACCGCATCGCGGCCGGCGTCGTGATTTTCCCGGTTCTGTGGCATCTGCCGAACTACGATTTGCAACCGGTGCACGAGCGGGTCGCCGCCGCGGCCGAAAAAGAGGGGCTGCCGGTGCTTGATCTGTTACGCCTGTTTCAGGATGCGGCGGTGCGGTTGCGCTGGCCGGACGAGCCGCCGGACCCGATTCACCCCGATCTGGCCGGAAACCGCCTGGCCGGCGCCGGCATCGCCGCTTGGCTGGTGCGGCGGAATCTGCTGCCGATTCGCGAAGCGGACATGCAAAGCGGCTTTTTCGAGCTGGCGACCGTCACCGCCGCTGCGCCGCCCGATTGGTGGAACCGCTACGATATGCTCTGGCTGGAGCAGGCGGTGCGGCAGGCCGCCGCCGGCCGCTGCCGGGAAGCGCAAGAATCCTACGCCGCGGCGGTGAATCTCAACCCGGCCGTCCAGGCGTTGCGTCCGGCGGTCAACCGCTGCCGGCCGGTTGCCGAATGATCAATCGCCGACGGGCGTCGTCGTCGAGCGGTTGGTCGATTGGGGTGGGGGATGCGGCACAATTTCATTCGTTTCATTTTCTGGCTGTCGATCGGTCTTTGCCTGGTCATGGCTCTGGCTTGCTCGGGATCCGGAAACGAGGATGACGCCGAGAACCAGGCCGGCGACGACGAGAGCCCGGGGCCGGAGCAAGATGACGACAATAACGACAACGACGACAACGACGACAACAACGACAACGATAATGACGCATTGTCGGCGGATGTGATCGTCGACCCGGATTCGCCCGGCGCGACGGTTCCGAACACCTTCCTCGGCATTTCCGTCGAATGGACGCACATCGTCGATTACCTCGGCGAAAATTCGGGCGAGGCGCGTGCCGCCACCGTGCAGTTGCTGCGCAATTTCGAAGCCGAGGGGCACCGGCCGGTCGTGCGGATCGGCGGCAACAGCCAGGATCGAGCCTGGTGGAATCCGGACGGCCTGCCGCGGCCGCCAGGCGTCGAAGTCGATCTCGATCCCTTGCCGGTCTCGATTCTGGCGGCGCTGAACGAGGCGGCGGGCACTTCCTTGGTGTTGGGTTTGAACTTGGTGCTCGGCGACGCCGCCAACGCGGCGGCCGTGATTGCGGGCCTCGATGACCGGATATCTCGCGACGCCGTCGCGGCTTTCGAATTGGGCAACGAGCCGGATTATTACTGGACCGAAGGGCTTCGCCCGCTGTTCTATCGTTACGACCATTACCGCGGCGAACTGGAAACCTTTCACGACGGGCTTGCCGCGTTGGTCTCGCCGGTCCCGCCGTTTGCCGCGCCGGCGTTGGGAAGCACTTTCTGGCTTCGCCGCCTGGCCGATTTTTTCTCCGCGGAAAGTGACTGGGTGGCGATGATCACCACGCATGTCTACCCATTTACCGTTTGCTACGACCTGCCGCCACCGGCGCCGGCCAGGTTGCTCGACGATTTTGCCACCGTGGACATCGGCGTCGTTTACGAACCGGTCGCGACGGCTGCGCACGCCGCGGGGTACACCTATCGGATGGATGAACTCAACAGCGTTTCCTGCGGCGGCGCCGACGGGGTGAGCAATGCCTATGTCGCCGCTCTCTGGAGCGCCGACGTGGCTTTCCGCCTGGCTGCCGCGGGCCTCGACGGCCTCAACTTTCACACCCCGGGAACCTATTACGGAGTTTTCAACTACGACGAGACCGGCGCCTTGGTCGTGATGCCGCTTTACTATGGGATGCGCTTGTTCTCAT includes:
- the glgC gene encoding glucose-1-phosphate adenylyltransferase — its product is MAPNFNQNRILTMILAGGEGKRLMPLTAHRAKPAVPFGGRYRIVDFVLSNFINGSFFKIKILTQYKADSLIKHVTRGYRLNSQFGYFTDISPAQMRTGPDWYKGSADAIFQNFHAIMDENPYQVCVFGADHIYKMDVRQMVSYHLQKEADVTIAAIPVPIEEAPAFGIMEVDADWRLVGFAEKPAKPKHMPGDPTRALASMGNYVFTTESLMEAVETDSRDPNSAHDFGKNIIPMVGRNKKVFVYDFATNAVPGQSERERGYWRDVGDIDSYYRASMDLVSVAPVIDLYNRHWPLHTYSRQGPPTKFVFADEKSRRIGIATDSMVSEGCIVSGGHIDRTILGPFVRINSYSQVDESLLFEGVEIGRFARVRRAIIDKFVKIPAHVEVGYDHELDLERGFTVTPEGITVVPRGAKIE
- a CDS encoding ROK family glucokinase, translating into MNRVAIAIDLGGTDIKGALLDREGRLHSPRRVPTGEDRSPAKVVDRLADLIDGLQKTAGGAAFGVGIGVPGGVYPDSKKISQAPNFPGWYDVDLVSPLMQKTGLPVAIDNDANVAGLGEFEFGAGKAVDSMVLITLGTGIGGGIILDGRIWRGQWGMAGEIGHITIEPEGVLCGCGNRGCIEAYASGPALVRQAKEALAREPGAPLLQLAGGDPDRITPKLIYDAAKQGCPVSRAVFEKASRYLGNMMASVLNLLNVPLFVIGGGVSASFDLLYEPMRDEIRRRAYRIPGENVAIQRAILGNDAGMIGAGMLAFAELTPAEGR
- a CDS encoding hypoxanthine phosphoribosyltransferase, encoding MIPNDFNIIIDQDKIRSRVREIADSLRPALVGKPVTFVGILDGALFFLTDLIRAIDLDVQIDFLRVSSYRGGTSSGELKLVDGLTWNLHGRNVVLVDDILDTGKTLAFCIEHLLSLGAARVQPVVLLAKNRGYAYQIEEPLIGFTIPDRFVIGYGLDWEGRFRHLPDIYAKENHT